A single region of the Methanobrevibacter arboriphilus JCM 13429 = DSM 1125 genome encodes:
- the psmB gene encoding archaeal proteasome endopeptidase complex subunit beta gives MNNKNTLDTLEGTTTVGITCTDGVVFASERRASMGNLVAHKVAEKIFKIDDHIAATIAGSVADAQSLMKVISAEVSLYKMRNGENISIESASALAANILHSSPLYVQTLLGGVDENGASIYSLDPAGGMIKDSFISTGSGSTFSYGVLEDRVKEDITVEEGVDVAIRAIRSAMERDTYSGNGILVATVDSEKGFEMLSKDIVEAKLKEIS, from the coding sequence ATGAATAATAAAAACACATTAGATACATTAGAAGGCACTACAACTGTAGGTATTACATGCACTGATGGTGTTGTCTTCGCTAGCGAAAGAAGAGCTAGTATGGGAAATTTGGTAGCTCATAAAGTCGCGGAAAAAATATTCAAAATTGATGATCATATTGCAGCTACAATTGCAGGATCTGTTGCTGATGCACAAAGTTTAATGAAAGTTATAAGTGCGGAAGTTTCATTATATAAAATGAGAAATGGTGAGAATATTAGCATTGAATCTGCTTCAGCTTTAGCTGCAAATATTTTACACTCTTCTCCATTGTATGTGCAAACTTTACTTGGTGGAGTTGATGAAAATGGAGCTTCAATTTATTCTCTTGATCCTGCTGGAGGAATGATTAAGGATTCATTTATATCTACTGGATCTGGTTCTACTTTTTCCTATGGTGTACTAGAAGACAGAGTAAAAGAAGATATTACTGTTGAAGAGGGTGTTGATGTAGCTATTAGGGCTATTAGATCAGCTATGGAACGGGATACTTATTCTGGAAATGGTATTTTAGTAGCTACTGTTGATAGTGAAAAAGGCTTCGAAATGTTATCTAAAGATATTGTTGAAGCAAAATTAAAAGAGATTAGTTAA
- the purM gene encoding phosphoribosylformylglycinamidine cyclo-ligase produces the protein MVTYSDSGVDIDLEEVTVAKLAEKLKPTLKYRDIITESGHFAALVKIGNRGIAMSTDGVGSKILVAKMMEKYDTIGIDCIAMVVNDILCVGAEPIALVDYLAVEEPNPEIAEEIAEGLAHGAKLSNIAIIGGETASLPEVVNDFDLAGTGIGFVDLDKIITGADISDGDILIGIRSSGIHSNGLSLARKVLLENNKFDINDPLPNDQDTTIGKELLRPTELYVKPIINLLENNLNIKGLAHITGGGFNNLKRLNKNVGFDINNLPEPQEIFKLIYDQGVSLEEMYKVFNMGIGFVVIVSEEDADKALDNLKNNCESYKIGKVTSDSNKVKITTFKSNEIEY, from the coding sequence ATGGTTACCTATTCCGATTCTGGAGTTGACATAGATCTTGAAGAAGTTACAGTTGCCAAATTGGCAGAAAAATTAAAACCAACCTTAAAATATAGGGATATTATAACTGAAAGTGGGCATTTTGCAGCTTTAGTTAAAATTGGCAATCGTGGAATTGCAATGAGTACTGATGGTGTTGGCAGTAAAATATTAGTAGCTAAGATGATGGAAAAATATGATACTATTGGTATTGATTGTATTGCGATGGTTGTAAACGATATACTATGTGTAGGTGCAGAGCCAATAGCTTTAGTTGATTATCTAGCTGTTGAAGAACCTAATCCTGAAATTGCTGAAGAAATTGCTGAGGGCCTTGCTCATGGTGCAAAACTTTCAAACATAGCTATAATTGGTGGAGAAACAGCTTCACTTCCAGAAGTCGTGAATGATTTTGATCTTGCTGGAACTGGAATTGGTTTTGTTGATCTTGATAAAATTATAACTGGTGCAGATATTTCTGATGGAGATATTCTTATTGGTATTAGAAGTAGTGGTATTCATAGTAATGGTTTGAGTTTAGCTAGAAAAGTTCTTCTTGAAAATAATAAATTTGATATTAATGATCCTTTACCAAATGATCAAGATACTACTATTGGAAAAGAGTTATTACGCCCAACAGAACTATATGTTAAACCAATTATTAATTTACTTGAAAATAATCTTAATATAAAAGGTTTAGCTCATATAACTGGTGGTGGATTTAATAATCTTAAAAGATTAAATAAAAATGTTGGTTTTGACATAAATAACCTTCCTGAACCTCAAGAAATTTTTAAATTAATATATGATCAGGGAGTATCTTTAGAAGAAATGTATAAAGTATTCAATATGGGTATTGGTTTTGTTGTAATTGTTTCTGAGGAAGATGCAGATAAAGCATTAGATAATTTAAAAAATAATTGTGAATCATATAAAATCGGTAAAGTAACATCAGATTCCAATAAAGTCAAAATTACAACTTTTAAATCTAATGAAATTGAATATTAA
- a CDS encoding PsbP-related protein: MKKYILGIILVIAVIFVSGCITSSSDNSGVNGTEPPKTLAKNGVLIKYPGSWVVAQSDVNNSIIAVADPKFKDSVTGFSSVNVNIQKKELPSSLDTYFNQTYSKLFSNSSYTPVAIGNTSIGSYNALEAVYTQEANESIKQHRAIWIENNGEVFVILCTAPQEDFQNQIKNFDFILNNFKIT; this comes from the coding sequence ATGAAAAAATATATTTTAGGTATCATACTTGTAATAGCTGTTATTTTTGTATCTGGTTGTATCACTTCATCTAGTGATAATTCTGGTGTTAATGGAACAGAACCTCCTAAAACTCTGGCTAAAAATGGTGTTTTGATTAAATATCCTGGATCTTGGGTTGTAGCACAATCTGATGTAAATAATTCTATAATAGCTGTTGCAGATCCTAAATTTAAAGATTCTGTAACTGGATTTAGTAGTGTTAATGTTAATATTCAAAAAAAAGAGCTTCCTTCATCTTTGGATACTTACTTTAATCAAACATACTCTAAACTATTTTCAAATTCGAGTTACACTCCAGTTGCTATAGGAAACACATCTATTGGCTCATATAATGCATTAGAAGCTGTTTACACTCAAGAGGCAAATGAGTCAATAAAACAACATAGGGCAATTTGGATAGAAAATAATGGTGAAGTTTTTGTTATTCTATGTACAGCTCCTCAGGAAGATTTCCAAAATCAAATTAAAAACTTTGATTTTATATTAAATAACTTTAAAATAACTTAA
- a CDS encoding beta-CASP ribonuclease aCPSF1: protein MTSEILEEIKKTIVQRLPERVQVAKVEFEGPEVVIYTKNPEIITENGDLIRNLAKDLRKRIIIRSDKSVLLDPEKTIDKIHEIVPEEAKITNIYFDEVTGEVVIEAKKPGLVIGKYGVTSREVVKNTGWAPKILRTPPISSEIIERVRNTLKHNSKERKKILQDLGTRIHQGSKYENEWARLTSMGGFREVGRSCMLLQTPNSRVLLDCGVNVAGDEKSAYPFLNVPEFSLADLDAVVISHAHLDHTGFLPYLYHYGYEGPIYCTAPTRDLMTLLQLDHIDIAHREDDPLPFNIKHVQKSIKHTITLDYGEVTDISPDIRLTLHNAGHILGSAMSHMHIGDGQHNMVYTGDFKYERSRLLEPATARFPRVETVVMESTYGGHEDVQPSRNNAEKQMMKTIYKTLKRGGKVLIPVFAVGRAQELMIVLEEYMRHGMIEEVPIYIDGMIWEATAIHTARPEYLSKDLRDQIFHMGRNPFISESFHKVQNVNERKDIVEGEPCIILSTSGMLTGGNSVEYFKWLSEDEKSTLIFVGYQSEGSLGRRIQKGWKEIPLKEEGKTKLYNVKMEIKTIEGFSGHSNRRQLMEYVKKLSPRPEKVIMCHGDAYKTLDLASSVHRSYKIETKTPLNLESTRIQ, encoded by the coding sequence ATGACTTCAGAGATTCTTGAAGAAATCAAAAAAACAATCGTACAAAGACTTCCTGAAAGAGTGCAAGTAGCTAAAGTTGAATTTGAAGGTCCAGAAGTTGTTATTTATACAAAAAATCCAGAAATAATAACTGAAAATGGAGATTTAATTAGAAATTTAGCTAAAGACCTAAGAAAAAGAATCATAATCAGATCTGACAAATCAGTACTTTTAGATCCTGAAAAAACAATTGACAAAATACATGAAATTGTACCAGAAGAAGCAAAAATTACAAATATCTATTTTGATGAGGTAACTGGTGAAGTTGTTATTGAAGCTAAAAAACCAGGGCTTGTTATTGGAAAATATGGAGTAACTTCTAGAGAAGTTGTTAAAAATACTGGTTGGGCTCCTAAAATATTAAGAACTCCTCCAATATCTTCTGAAATTATTGAAAGGGTTAGAAATACTCTTAAACATAATAGTAAGGAGAGAAAAAAGATATTACAAGATCTCGGTACTAGAATACATCAAGGTTCAAAATATGAAAATGAATGGGCAAGATTAACTTCTATGGGAGGATTTAGAGAAGTTGGTCGTTCATGTATGTTACTTCAAACACCAAATAGTCGTGTTCTTCTTGATTGTGGAGTTAATGTTGCTGGGGATGAAAAAAGTGCATATCCATTCCTTAATGTTCCAGAATTTTCCTTAGCTGATCTTGATGCAGTAGTAATTTCACATGCTCATTTAGATCATACTGGATTTTTGCCTTATCTTTATCATTATGGTTATGAAGGCCCTATTTATTGTACTGCTCCAACTAGGGACTTGATGACACTACTTCAACTTGATCATATTGATATTGCTCATAGAGAAGATGATCCTCTTCCATTTAATATTAAACATGTTCAAAAAAGTATTAAACATACAATAACTCTTGATTATGGTGAAGTAACTGATATTTCTCCTGATATTCGTCTTACTCTCCATAATGCTGGACATATTCTCGGTTCTGCAATGTCTCATATGCATATCGGTGATGGTCAACATAATATGGTTTATACTGGGGACTTTAAATATGAAAGAAGTAGACTTCTAGAACCTGCTACAGCTAGATTTCCAAGAGTTGAAACTGTTGTTATGGAAAGTACTTATGGTGGTCATGAGGATGTTCAACCTTCAAGAAATAATGCTGAAAAACAGATGATGAAAACTATTTATAAAACTCTTAAGCGTGGAGGAAAAGTTTTGATTCCTGTTTTTGCTGTTGGAAGAGCTCAGGAATTAATGATAGTTTTAGAAGAGTATATGCGTCATGGTATGATAGAAGAAGTTCCAATTTATATTGATGGTATGATTTGGGAAGCTACAGCTATTCATACTGCAAGACCAGAATATTTAAGTAAAGATCTTAGAGATCAAATATTCCACATGGGTAGAAATCCATTTATTTCAGAATCTTTCCATAAAGTTCAAAATGTTAATGAAAGGAAAGATATTGTGGAAGGTGAGCCTTGTATTATTCTTTCAACTTCTGGTATGTTGACTGGTGGTAATTCTGTTGAATACTTTAAATGGTTGAGTGAAGATGAAAAAAGCACTCTTATATTTGTTGGATATCAGTCTGAAGGTTCTCTTGGTAGAAGAATACAAAAAGGATGGAAAGAAATTCCTTTAAAAGAAGAAGGTAAGACTAAACTTTATAATGTTAAAATGGAGATTAAAACTATTGAAGGTTTTAGTGGTCATTCTAATAGGCGTCAATTAATGGAATATGTAAAGAAACTTTCTCCAAGACCAGAAAAAGTTATAATGTGTCATGGAGATGCATATAAAACATTAGATTTAGCTTCAAGTGTTCATAGAAGTTATAAAATTGAAACTAAGACACCACTTAATTTAGAATCTACTAGAATTCAATAA
- the coaBC gene encoding bifunctional phosphopantothenoylcysteine decarboxylase/phosphopantothenate--cysteine ligase CoaBC: protein MKIILCITGSIAATESIKLARELRRQNFEVKAFMSDAATQIIHPNSMEFATGQNVVLDLTGQIEHVKYSQADLILVAPATANVITKFTYKISDNPINSLLITAHGHNTPILFVPSMHDSMFKSISDNINKIKSESDYNKLNFVNPRIEEGKAKFPKITDIVLESKRLISLNKNIAESNKNEDFINERDDEISNIKSKKVLITLGGTYEAIDPIRGISNKSSGKMGLELAKEAYSRGLDVKIIAGIVDVDIPKCLDVTYVESSEEMNKKTKELVNEYDIFIATAAVSDFAPINKKDSKISSSINLSLEFKKTEKIIKQIKQINPNIFLVGFKAEYNISNDQMIDLAKKQMKEVGTDLVVANDVSIENCGFGSDNNQVLLIDNDILELPVCSKSEIAEIIFDKLEKRFLN from the coding sequence ATGAAAATTATATTATGTATAACTGGAAGTATAGCTGCTACTGAATCAATTAAATTAGCTAGAGAATTAAGAAGACAAAATTTTGAAGTTAAAGCATTTATGAGTGATGCTGCTACACAGATAATTCATCCTAATTCTATGGAGTTTGCCACTGGTCAAAATGTTGTTCTGGATCTCACTGGTCAAATAGAACATGTTAAATATTCTCAAGCTGATTTAATATTAGTTGCTCCAGCTACTGCCAATGTTATAACCAAATTTACGTATAAAATATCTGATAATCCTATTAATTCACTTCTTATAACTGCTCATGGTCATAACACCCCTATTTTATTTGTTCCATCTATGCATGACTCTATGTTTAAATCAATTTCAGATAATATTAATAAGATTAAATCAGAATCTGATTATAATAAATTAAATTTTGTAAATCCTAGAATAGAAGAAGGTAAAGCTAAATTTCCAAAGATTACTGATATTGTATTAGAATCTAAAAGATTGATTAGTTTAAATAAGAATATAGCTGAAAGTAATAAAAATGAAGATTTTATAAATGAAAGAGATGATGAAATTTCAAATATAAAAAGTAAAAAAGTTTTAATTACTTTAGGTGGAACTTATGAAGCTATTGATCCTATAAGGGGTATAAGTAATAAATCTTCTGGAAAAATGGGATTAGAATTAGCTAAAGAGGCTTATTCAAGAGGTTTAGATGTTAAAATTATAGCTGGAATAGTGGATGTGGATATACCTAAATGTTTGGATGTGACTTATGTTGAATCTAGTGAAGAAATGAATAAAAAGACAAAAGAATTAGTAAATGAATATGATATTTTTATAGCTACTGCTGCTGTTTCTGATTTCGCTCCAATCAATAAAAAAGATTCTAAAATATCTTCTTCAATCAACCTATCTCTAGAATTTAAGAAAACTGAAAAGATTATTAAACAGATAAAACAAATAAACCCTAATATATTTTTAGTAGGTTTTAAAGCTGAATATAATATTTCAAATGATCAAATGATAGATTTAGCTAAAAAACAAATGAAAGAAGTGGGTACTGACTTAGTTGTTGCTAATGATGTTAGTATTGAAAATTGTGGATTTGGTTCTGATAATAACCAAGTTTTACTGATTGATAATGATATTCTCGAACTTCCAGTTTGTTCTAAATCAGAAATAGCTGAAATAATATTTGATAAACTAGAAAAAAGATTTTTAAACTAA
- the pheA gene encoding prephenate dehydratase has product MAFLGPKGTFTHEAASILEGELVSYCSIPSVMSSVVTDECFKGIVPIENSIEGPVGLTLDLLAHKINLNIERELIIPISHNLLVDEDNYNNIIDISDIKDVYSHSQALAQCQNYLENHNMKTHFTLSTAAAAKSIKGKIGVGAIGTLKAAELYGLKAIDKNIQDIKNNQTRFIVLSKDQTEISGNDKTSILFSLFDDNPGGLHDILGIFAKNNINLTKIESRPSKEGLGKYIFFVDFEGHKNEDIIENILNTIEEKVSYLKILGSYPKVNLGPKVNLG; this is encoded by the coding sequence ATTGCTTTTTTAGGTCCTAAGGGCACTTTCACTCATGAAGCTGCATCTATTTTAGAGGGTGAATTAGTTTCTTATTGTTCTATTCCTTCTGTTATGAGTTCTGTTGTTACTGATGAATGCTTTAAAGGTATAGTACCTATTGAAAATTCTATTGAAGGCCCAGTTGGTTTAACCTTAGATCTTTTAGCTCATAAAATTAATCTTAATATTGAAAGAGAACTGATTATACCAATTAGCCATAATCTTCTTGTTGATGAAGATAATTACAATAATATTATTGATATCAGTGATATAAAAGACGTATATTCTCATTCACAAGCATTGGCTCAGTGTCAAAATTATCTAGAAAACCATAATATGAAAACTCATTTCACTTTAAGCACTGCTGCAGCTGCTAAGTCTATAAAAGGTAAAATTGGTGTGGGGGCTATTGGAACATTAAAAGCTGCAGAATTATATGGTTTAAAAGCAATCGATAAAAATATTCAGGACATAAAAAATAATCAAACAAGATTTATTGTACTTTCTAAAGATCAAACTGAAATTTCTGGTAATGATAAAACTTCAATTTTATTCTCTCTTTTTGATGATAATCCTGGGGGGCTTCATGATATTTTAGGAATTTTTGCAAAGAATAATATTAACCTTACTAAGATTGAATCTCGCCCTTCTAAAGAAGGACTTGGTAAATATATATTTTTTGTTGATTTTGAAGGCCATAAAAATGAAGATATTATTGAAAATATCTTAAATACTATTGAAGAAAAAGTATCTTATTTAAAAATATTGGGTTCTTATCCAAAAGTAAATCTTGGACCAAAAGTAAATCTTGGATAA